The window TGCAGCCTGCAACAGTGATAACACAAAAATCGATGATGGTAAAACTGCTGAAACAACCGTAACGGCCGGTGACTCTGTTGACCACACAATTACAGGGATCGATCCCGGCTCAGGACATATGGAATTAACAGCAAGAGCTCTTAAAGAATATGACCTGACAGATTGGAATCTCACATCAGGCTCAGGCGCCGCAATGACTGCTGCTTTGAAAAAAGCATACGATAAAGAAGAACCTATAATCGTAACTGCCTGGAGTCCACATTGGATGTTTTCAAAATTCGATTTAAAGTATCTGGATGATCCTAAACTGGTCTACGGCGACTCTGAAGAAATTCATTCGATTGTTCGCACAGGAATGAAGGAAGATCTCCCTGAAGCTTATACAGTATTTCAACGATTTAATTGGGATATGGATGATATGGGAGAAATCATGATTGCAATTGAAGACGGGACAAAACCGGAAGAAGCAGCACGAACATGGATTACCAGCAATAAAGAAAAAGTGGCGGTATGGACAGATGGCGTACCTAAGGTGAATGGCGATGAGATCAATCTGGTGTACGCCCCTTGGGACAGCGAGCTTGCCAGTCATAATATGATGAAACTTGTCCTTGAAGATCTTGGTTATAATGTCAATTTGTCGATGGTGGAACCAGGTCCTATGTTCTCAGCAATTGCTGATGGAAGTGCTGATGCAACTTTCGCTGCTTGGTTGCCGAATACCCATAAAACTTATGTAGATAAATTTGATGGTAAGTTAGATGATATTGGTATTAATATGGTAAACGTAAAACAAGGATTAGCTGTGCCGACCTATATGAAAGATATCAATTCCATTGAAGATTTAAAAAAGTAATTTTATAAAACCAGCCCATTGCTTTTAGCGGTGGGCTGATTTGCATTCAACACCCCTTGTTTTCATATATATATGTTGAATTAAAGAATCCCATTGAATCTGCTGTGGCACTCAATAATGAGAGAGTTGTAATTCGGGGGTGGATTGTTGAACGCTTGGCGCTTCGGGGATGCCAGGGTGTTCATTATCGAGAGAAATGTGATATTGAGATTTAGTATGCCAAGATTATAAGGTGATTACTAATTGATGCTATATAAATTGAAATAAAAATTTCCATTGAACCGCTACGGCGCTAGGGGATGCCTCCCTCCATAAGCCAAGCAGCTGCGCCGCCAGTCTTATGGCTTCGGCTACCCCTGTTAAGGCGCCTTCGCTCAGTTTATACACCGGAATCAGTATTTCAACATATATAATTATATTCAAGAAAGACGCACGCTAGATTGCAGATTTCATCACAGATAACGAATTGTGCTTTCTCAAATAGACCATCCAGCGAAGGAGCGTCTTCGTGGTAGCCGGAGCGATAAGACTGAAAGTGCTCTTCTTTCTGGCTTATCGCGGGAGGCATCCACAAAGCGTCGAAGCGGTATTAGCAGGAATTCTAATTCATTCCTCATGTTTTGGGACATTCGTTGATCACATTCGATCGATTTATGACACTCCTGGTTGTAGGTCTCATCCCCGAAAATGAAATGCGCTTTCTCACATCGACTATCCAGCGAAGGCGCGTCTTCGTGGTAGCCCGAGCGATAAGACTGAAAGTGCTCTTCTTTCTGGCTTATCGCGGGAGGCATCCACAAAGCGCCGAAGCGATATTAGCGGGATATTTAATTCATTACTCCTGTATTGGGACATTCGTTGATCACATTCGATCGATTTATGACCCTTCAGGTTGTAGGTCTCATCCCCGAAAACGAAATGCTCTTTCTCACATAGACCATCCAGCGCAGGCGCGTCTTCGTGGTAGCCGGAGCGATAAGACTGAAAGTGCTCTTCTTTCCGGCTTATCGCGGGAGGCATCCACAAAGCGCCGAAGCGATATTAACAGGATTTCTGATTCACTCCAAGTATGGAGATATTCGTTGATCACATTCGATCGATTTATGGCCCTCCAGGTTGTAGGTCTCATCCCCGAAAATGAAATGCGCTTTCTCACATCGACCATCCAGCGCAGGCGCGTCTTCGTGGTAGCCGGAGCGATAAGACTGAAAGTGCTCTTCTTTCTGGCTTATCGCGGGAGGCATCCACAAAGCGCCGAAGCGATATTAACAGGATTTCTGATTCACTCCAAGTATGGAGATATTCGTTGATCACATTCGATCGATTTATGGCCCTCCAGGTTGTAGGTCTCATCCCCGAAAATGAAATGCGCTTTCTCACATCGACCATCCAGCGAAGGCGCGTCTTCGTGGTAGCCGGAGCGATAAGACTGAAAGTGCTCTTCTTTCTGGCTTATCGCGGGAGGCATCCACAAAGCGCCGAAGCGATATTAGCAGGAACTCCAATCCTCTCCAAGTATTGGGTCATTCGTTGCTCACATTCAATCGATTTATCCCGCATTAACGGGCAGTAAGACCCCCACTTCAAGTCTTCAAGGAAACAAGAAGAGTAAGTGGGGGATCAACTGCCCATAAAAGCCCGAATGGTTCAACTAACAATCAGTGGGGGATGAGGAAAACCCCCACTGATTGAGTTTCACTTTATGACACTCCAGGTTGTAGGCCTCATTCCCGAAAACGAAATACATTTTCTCAATATAGACCATCCAGCGCAGGCGCGACTTCGTGGTAGCCGGAGCGATAAGACTGAAAGCGCTCTTCTTTCTGGCTTATCGCGGGAGGCATCCACAAAGCGGCGAAGCGGTATTAGCAGGAATTCTGATTCTATCCATTGTAAAGCGCCTATGCCGTATTCATTTGTTCAACATATATAGCACGGATTATCACCGTTAGTTTTCACATAGTCTTTTGACAACTGTTTTTTGCTGTGGTTTGATTATATAACAGGTTGACAATTAAACTAGCTATGTCGAAATGAAGAATCACATTGAATCCGCTTATGGCGCTATCAGTCTTATGGCTACAGCTTCCCCTTTTAGGCGCCTTCGCACATTTTATATAGATATTCATTTGTTCAACCTATATAGCTATCACTTCTTTGGGAAAGTGGGTATATACCTAAAATGACAATTCATACTGCAGAATTGAAAAACTTATCAATCGGATTACCGAAAAAAATGAAATATGGTAATGGTAAAGAAATGGATACTGGTATATGTAAAGATATGATTCAAGAGACCTTTTTAACAAAAGATGGATTTCAGGGAGATGGCGTAGCGGATTTGCGCCATCACGGGGGCCTCGATCGCGCTGTTTGTGTCTATCCGCATGAGCATTATTCGCTATGGGAGCAAGAGCTTAATAACCCTTTACCTCCGTCAGCTTTTGGAGAAAATATAACAGTCACTAACATGTTGGAACAAGACGTTCATATTGGTGACATCTTCCGGCTTGGGGATGCTGTTATTCAAATAACGCAAGGCAGAATTCCATGCAGCACGATTACAAAGAGAACTGATATGCCTCCCCTTCTCAAAAGAATGGTGGAAACCGGGTTCACAGGTTATTTATGTCGTGTTTTAGAAGAAGGCGCTGTGCGAAAAGATTCGACAATTGCATTGGTAAAATCTCATCCGAAACAGGTATCCATCCTTTTTGCGAACCAGATTTATTTTCATCACCCAAAGAATATTGAAGGCATAAAAAAAGTGTTAGACGTTCAAGAATTGGCTCTGGACTGGCGTGAGCGGTTGACCAAGCGATTGGAGCAATTAACAAATCCAGTTTAAAAATTTTCTACCTGTTTTTATTGGATTTACTAAAAAAGCAATTCCACATGGATTTCACTGTGGAATTGCTTTTTTGTTTATTTCAATAAACCCACCTTCAACTTTCCGGGTCAATCAAGTAATTTGCTAATTGATTCTTCACTGTTCACCAAAAGACTAGTCGAGAACTTTGCATAGACGTCTACATTGTTACCAAGTCATCTCAATCAATTGCTTCATCGCAGAAGGTTTGGTCTCGCCAGTTTCTTTATCGATTATGGATGTGTACAAATGTGGGATGACGGTTTCTGCACCATTATCCAGACATGTTTGTACAATTATATGGACATTATCCAGCGTAATGCCGCCTGTTGGTTCAATGATTTTGATACCCGCTTTTACTGCTGCCCGCGTCATGACAGCTAATTCTTCCAGCCTCTTTTCACCTTCGATAGGATATAATTTGACAGAAGAAATCCCCAGTTCGGCAATCATAGCTGCCGCAAGTTCGCATGATACCCTTTCTCGGTAGACCGAACTAACTGGACCTGTGGAAATATACACTTGACCAGGCATGCCAGTCGGTTCGACCAAAGAATTGATCACGGGAACATTTTCTGTAGTTTGTTCCATTCTTCCAAGCGTATAACCCGATGCCGGGAATACTTGGTTAATATGATCTGGTAAAGTTGCCACAGATACATTTGCAACTTTTTTCCACATATTAGGATCACCTGCACCTAATCCCACTGAAACGAGGATATTATTATCCTTGAATTCTTTTACTAACTCGATAGCAGCCTCTTCTGTCGGGAAGTTCTTGACCATTACCCCGACTAATACACGTTCCTTCGCAATTTCCACAAGCTCCTGTGCATTGTTCAAATCCTTGGCCAGCACGTTAAAAACGACTTGATGTTTAAATGACATCATCTCACTCCTTGAGCTAGAACTAGTTTGATTGTTTCTGCAATGATTTCTTCTTGTCCCTTAAGTAAGGGCCTTGGATCAACAGATAATATTCCAATGTTCACATAATGATGTCGTAAAAAAATGGCTGGATTTCCTGACTCCAATGCATGTAACAACGCTTCTGCGTCCATGCCAGCTTCTTTACTATCCACTTCAATATTTGCGCGGTAAATCGCTCTACCTGCCTCATCCTGTTTGACTGAGCATGTTAATCCCGAAATCCCGTTTAAATCATTGCAGAGTTTCTCCATTTGACTAAGTTGATCCTCTACATCTGTAGCTTTATCGGCATATTGCTTAAGAGCAACAATCAATCCAGCCATTCCTTCTTTTCCAATCTTCATCGGACGACCAATTCCTTTATATTGCTTCCGGCATGCTTCCATTAATTCTTTTCTACCACAAATGAACCCTGATGTTGGACCTTCCAATGCCTTACCGCCACTATATATCACGATGTCCGCACCCATCGCAATATATAGTTTGAAATCCTCTTCTGCTGCAGCGTCAATAATGATTGGAATGTGATGCTTCTTCGCAATTTCGATCATTGTTTCAATCGATTGCATCCCTTTTTGAATCGCATGATGAGATTTAATATACATCAAAGCAGCAGTGTGTTCATTGATTGCTTCTTCGATATGCTGTGCCTCCACTTTGTTTGCTTGACCGACTTCTACCACTTTGCCGCCGCCCAAACTGATCATCTGTGCGATACTCGCTCCAAAATGGATTTGCTGCCCTTTTTGAACAATCACTTGATTTTTCAAGCCATCTGAATTCGGTAATCTTTCGATATGTGTCAGGTTTTTACCGGCGATGATTGCTGCCGTACTAATTGCAATTCCCGCCGCTGCGCCGCTCGTTGGACAGCCATCCTCAGCTCCTGTAACTTCACCAATTACAGTTCCTGTAAGTTCCATGATTTCATCGATATCGACATAATCTTGAGAAGCCTCTTTCAATGTTTGTGCAACTTCCTCACTAACTGCTGAAGCACCAAGAGCCGTCATTTTTCCACTCGCATTAATAACTTGTTTTAATCCTAATCGTTTAAAAACGCTCATCTTTTTCACCTCAGTCTAATGGAATCGGGAAGAATGCTCCAAAAAGCATTGCTCCTAAAATTGCTCCGCCTACAATAGGCTTCTTTCCTGCGTAAAATAGAGCAGCTCCAATAACAGCTCCAACACCAATTGGAATAGACGCAGATGCGGCGGAAATGATAATTAAAGGTCCTAAAAATCTTCCTGATGCATTTCCCGCTCCCATCATCACATCTGCTCCAAAAGTAGAATTTGATTGACCGACTGTAAGTTTACGTATCACAATTACAATATATCCTATAGCAAGACCTAAAATAGCACCCGTCAGCAAAGCTAGCCCAAAGTTTTCAAGTGGTGCGGTGATTCCAGAAGCAAGAAGTAATGCAGGTACTCCTATTCCGAGCCCCGTTTGAATCGCCCCGCCAATATCTAATATCCCAACAAGGGAACCTTCCAAAATACGTGCGAATAGAAAACTTGCCCCAAATGCTGCCGCTACCCCATAGCCGCCGCCCTGCATACCTACTTCAAGCATCGCAACAATCGCAACATCATTAAACGCCCCGATTTTATAGACATAATACATATGGGTTCCCGCAAATACGCCGGATGACAAAAGGGCAACAAAAATTGGAAATGACCAGTCAGCGTACCAAAAACTTTTCATATTAATTTCATTGTTCTCCCCCACCTACTTCACCTCATATCCGATTAATTTGTGTAAATTGATCAACCATTCAGGTGCTTCAAGATTAAATCCTTGCAGGAACTGAATATCGAATCCGCGGAAAAATCCACTAAATACAAACAATAAGATAACAGAAGCCAATAACGTCTTCGTAATCTTGTTCCAACCGCCATCATCTACGCCTTTCCCGATTAAAATCCCCAACACGACACCAGGTACTGCATTTCCCATAACCATATGTGCCGCCCCGCCGAAAATTGTCCCCCAAATTCCGGAGCGTTTACCTGAATCCAAGGCAGCCAACCAGAAAATTACCGGCATAACAGGATTAATGAGCAAGTTCGCTGCTGGAACCAATACTTTTAACGCAATTGCTTGCAACGATTCAGGAATTGCTGAAGCCGTTGAATTCAAGAATGTAACTACGAGTACTCCGATAATCGCTCCTGCAATTGCCATCTTCTTTGGATTATGCAATGTATCTTCTGCACGTTTCCCTTTTCTCATTAACACAGCTGCCGCCCAGTTCGGTATAATGCGGTGGTCAACGTCTTGTGTGAACGCACCGGCACCAACTGAAGATGCCCATGCATTAAAGAAGAATCCTAAACCGAATGAAAAGTGTGACGCAGCGTCCCCTGCGCATGCATTTAGCTCCCCCAGCGTTCGAAATGCGCCCATCCCTTGTGAGGTAGGAGCGTGAAACATCCGGGCTGCACCGGCACCTACGCCGAATCCCACAGCTCCTCCAATAATGATGGACTTAATGATGATCGCGACTATTTCCACTGTTATCCCCCTTTTATTCCAATATGACTATCCGAAAATATTGCTCTTCAAACTGTTTCCTTGTTCAATTTTTGTGAAATTGATTTCTTCCACATCTAATAGAAATAATTTTACGTCTACTTCAAGTACGACTCTGTATTTACTTCTTTCACGTGGTGCAAAGATGAACAAAAAGCGTTCAATATAGGAAGTTTCCATCGCTTCTACGACATCAACATTTACAGGTTCAATTCGAATAATCATATTTCCTTTATAGTCTTTCATAATTTTCTTCTGAATATTTCCAAGGGCAAAATTGAGTGCTTTTTCTTTTGAATCCCCTTTCCCCTCAATCCGGACCTTTGTTTCAATGACCTTTCTCATAACATCAGCCCCTTAGTTTAATGAATTCTTCCGTGAGTCTTCTCCCTAATTCTTCCGAGTCATTGAAGCCAAAACCAAGAACTGTTTTTCCTTCCCTAAGCGCTGTTAACCCCTCGTCAACAGAACGCATGCCGTATTGTGCAGGGTATCCATATTTTGACTGCGCTGTAATCGCCCCTGCTCCCCCGCTGCCGCAGAAAGAAATGCCCATATCCGCATTCTCCTTATTCATCGTATCTCCCAGTTTCATATCGGCAGCCATTCCACTAATAACGATTGCCTTGCCTCCAGCTGCCTCTACGCCTTTTCCAACATTTTGTCCTTTTCCTAAACGATCACCAATCACCACAATAATTTTACTCATCCTTTATTCCCCCTATTTTTTAATTTAATTTTGCAGTTTCAAAATGAATCGACAAAAGATACTTTTCATCATCTTGTAACTCACTAAGTTGCTTGCAAATATCACTTGCCATCTCAATGGAATCTTGAGAGACTTCTTTAAAAATTTCTTTTTCAAGCGCAGGAATCTTTTCCTTATACGTCGAACGATAAACCATTCCAGAAACGTGTGAAACGAATGACAGCCACTGCGTTTCAGTCATTTTAATCTCCTTATCTCCTAAAACTTTTTGTGAATAGGCTAAGACTTCTATACATAAGTCTGCATCACCGCTTTTACCTATTAGCTCGTGCTCCTTTAAACTCTGTGGATTCATCGTTGTACACTACCTTCCCATTTCTCAACACCATATACGGTTTAAGTATTTGATTTACTTCAAGTTCCGCTCCCTCTGAGTCTATTAAGATTGTCCGTTGCTCCATTTTTTTAAAAATCGTAATATCGGCTGTTGTTCCCAGGGCGAGCGTTCCTATATCCCTTGTCCCCAAAGCATTTGCCGCTCCCAATGTGACCGACTTTACTACCTCAATTAACGGGACTCCAAGCTCCAATAGCTTGGTCATCGTATGCATTAGGCTACAAACCGGATTTTCATAGTTTTTAATATATATATCTGTACTGGTTGTAAATGGATTATTATATCTCTCTCTGAATTTCAGCAACGTTTCATAGCTAAAACTGGAGGTGCCGTGTCCGATATCGAATAATACGCCCCTCTTTAAAGCGTCCAGCGCTTCTGGTATAAGCTCGCCACTCGCATCCATAATCCCATGCTTCTTCCCATGAAATGCGTGTGTTACGATATCTCCTTTACGTAGAAGGGGGAAAATTTCTTGTAGATTTGGAGGTGGGTTTCCGATGTGGACCATAATTGGAACGTTTAGCCGATCCGCTACTATACGGGCATGTTTGAGAGGTTTAATGCCACTATTTTTAACAACACTCCCACTCATTCGTGCCTTCAACCCAACAATGCTTAGTTCCTTGTTAAAAATCTCTTCTGCTTCTTCCAGGCTCATTAAATCTTCCAGATTTGCTAGTTCAGAAAGACCGCTAGTTAAACCTTTTCTTGAGATATTAAGGAATGCAAGAACCTCTGTTTGACTCGGTTCAACCACTTTTTCCTTAAAAGCCGCATAATCTGAATAGCCGGCACTGCCTGCATCCGCCACTGTTGTCACGCCCTGCTCTATGCCAACCAAATCCGCATCAATCCCAAGTTCGGTATGTCCGGTGAAAATATGAACATGCATGTCAATGAAGCCTGGCGAAACATAGCATCCTTCAGCATCGATATATTTTACATTTTGGGAACGATTCTCTTGCGGTGCTACCAGTACTCCGTTTCGCACTGCAATTTCTTTTATTTCAATTGTGTCTTGTTCTGGATCAATAACATATCCGTTTTTTATGATGATTTCATCTATCATAAGAACACCTCCAGCTAGTTTAAATAGTGCAGTATTGCAATAATTTCTGCTTCGTGTGTTTTCAACTCATGCGCTTCTAAAATGTCTTTAATCTTTTTAATAGCTTCCTTGTCATATGAATGATTGTGGGAATTTGAATAGTTATCGTATTGTTTGTCGAAATAATAGCGATGGACCATTAAAAAAATATGTAGCATAAGTGCCTGCTTCTTTGAAACCCCTATTTCATCCGTAAAAGCCAACTGAATTTCTTGGTTAATCTCAAAGCCTTTTAAGATAATTTCTTGACTGATGAATTCAGGATCAAGACTACTTATTTTTTCATCATTGCTTTCCAGTAAATTGTTAAATTGAAAGTTTTTATAACGAAGTAATTCTTTCACCTTACTTTTTATTGTTTCAATATCCCTTTTACTTGGTAGCGGATCTACGATTACTATCGGAAGATCTGTTTCAATTGGAAAGACGCTAATGATGAAATCAACTTCTTCTTGGATGCAAATTTCATCCACTTCCATAATCGAACAATTTTTAACGATTTCAATATCAAAAATTTCTCTTTCAACTCGATTTTTTATAAGACGCGCCACGCCTCTTCCGGTCGAGCAAACATATAACGTGCGGATTTTCCCTTTTTGATTGAATCTCTTTTCGAAAGAGACAATGAAATGGAGCACAATTAACGATACAAATGAATCCGGCACTGAAACTTTTTGGGGCGTCAGATATATTTGACACGCTTTTTGGATAGTTGAGAATAAAACTAAGTAGTTTTTCTTTAATTCTTTGGTGAAAGGGTTGATTTCAGTAAAATTGATTTCCCCTTTTTGAAAACGTAAAGAAAGATGAGCAAAAAGATTATTATAAAGTTTTGGGTCCTTATGGTAGTGGATTCCCTGTATATCGCTGACATATTGGATTATCTCTTTTGTTACCTTAACGATGTCAATTTGATTGAGATTGTTATCTCTATCTCCCGTGATATAGCGGTATTCCTCTTCAAACAAAGGATATTGCATTTGCGCATAGACCTTTTCCATTAGCTGAACCGTTAAATTAGTGTGATCTGCTTTATTTAAAATGCGATAGTCTTTCATCGTAAATCCAGCGTTCATGCGAGTAATCGAGATTGTCAGTCTGAACAAAATTCTCAAGACATCTGATTCATGGAGTACATGCTTAGGTTGTGATGAAAACAACTCAGCCATCTGCTTTTCAACGACTTTATAAAAAGGGAGGATGTCTGCAAATAACATAGGATCTTCAGCTAAAGTATCCCTACTGGTAACTCCACTCATAATTTTATAGACTTCATTATTTGTCAAATCAGCATGAATCAAATGCTCGAACAGTAACCTTAACGAAAGTTCTTCACCTATAAGTTTATAACCGGTTCCATGTTTTCTTTCTAACTCGATTTTCCAAGGTTGAAGCAATTCAACCAGTTGCTTAATATCATTCAAAGATGTATTCCTGCTAACATCAAGCCTCTCGGAAAAAGTAGATGCAGTTATATATTCTGTGTTTACTAGCATATACAAAATCATTTTCGCTACTCTTGCTTCTTGATTTAGATATACATCTGTTCTTTCAATTTCCGGCAGACTATGAATGATTTCTACTCTTTTTTCCTCACCGCACTCAATCCAAATCCCTTTATTAGGCTGTGAAAACACCTCGATCCCTTGAACATGAAACCACCCTTTCACGTCCTCCAAGTCATACTTAATCATTCGTGTGCTTACATTGAATTCTTCTGCCAAATCCTTCAAGTACACAGAACCATTGGTTTCTAATAGCTTCGCCAACAACTGAAACCCTCTTACAGTCAGCATCCCTATCACCCCCCTATAGTTATTTGGGTTTCTTCTGATACACAAAACGTGAGAAATGCACAAGCTTTTGGTCAGTGCCACTGGTGTCTAAATATGACAGATTACCATTCTCACGTTATCCACAGTACGTTTTTTTATAATTTCCTAAGCAGACACATGACCATTCCCTTTACTCTGAATCCGTAAAAAGTCAGAAAATAAATAGTTGTTTACATTCTCTATTTTAAACTTTCCACCAATTTAGATAAAGACAAAATCCTTTCCTCATAGACAGGGAAGGATTTTGGGGGCTTGGTAAGACATATATCACCATCCTGTTCAATACTAACCGCCATCCAAGTGAAATGGCAGAAGTCTCTTTAGTAGTAGTCAGCATGATAACTTAAAAAGCTATCCTACCGTGGTTTTTTCCACAGCAGGATAGCTTTTTTCAGTTCAATAAACCGGCCTTCAATTTCCCGTGCCATTCAAGTAAACTAGTCATTGACTCTTCATTAATGGCACCTTTTTCTTGTGCGGCTTCAGCAAGCGCACCAAAATCAGTGAGGCTCTTGTAAGTCAGTCCTGCAGACGCGAATGTTTCATCTGCACTTTGCAGTTCATATGTAAAGATAGAAACAACGCCAGTTACTTCAATTCCTTCAGACCGCAGTGCTTCTGCTGCATTCAAACTACTGCCACCCGTTGAAATCAAATCTTCGATAATAATTGCTTTGTCTGTATCGAGTATTTTACCCTCAATTTGACGACTGCGACCGTGTCCTTTAGCTTTTGACCGGATATACACCATCGGCAGTCCAAGAATGTCTGCAACCCAAGCCGCGTGTGGAATTCCAGCCGTAGCCGTTCCCGCGATGACCGTTGTTTCAGAATAATTTTCACGAATCAATCCTGCAAGTCCTTCTGCAATTTTTTTCCGTCCAACCGGATCGGACATCGTCAATCGGTTGTCACAGTAGATAGGGGACTCAATACCTGAAGCCCACGTGAACGGCTCCTCCGGACTTAATTCTACTGCCCCTACATTCAACAGGATTTCAGCAACATCTTTTTTCACCATTATTTTTCTGTCCCCTTCCATAGTGCATTTATGTATTCGTAGGCTGCCCGCGGATCTGTTGCGCCCGTAATTGCCCGGCCGACTACGATATGTGTCGATCCCGCAAGACGCGCTTCTTCAGGTTTCGCAATTCGTTTCTGATCATGTGCTCCGCCATCTGCAAGGCGTATGCCAGGTGTCACTTTGAAAAAAGATTTTCCGCAAACATCTGCGATGGCTATGGCTTCATGAACAGAACAAACGACACCATCAAGACCTGCTTCTTTCGTGAGCTTAGCATAATGAAGGACTGATTCTTGTAGCCCAACACCTATCAACTGCTCTTCACGAACTTGACGTTCGTCTGTAGACGTCAGTTGTGTAACACCGATTAGTGATGGACGTGATAATCCGGATGGCGTCCCTTTATCCAACCCTTCAAGAGCCGCCTCCATCATTGTCTTCCCACCAGCTGCATGAACATTCACAAGGTCAACACCGAATCCCGCAAGCACTTCCATCGCTGATTTCACCGTGTTGGGAATATCATGCAATTTCAAATCAAGGAACACATCATAGCCTTGTTCTTTTAACCGAGCCACAATCGCAGGCCCTTCTTTATAATAAAGTTGCATGCCTACTTTGACATTGACGTCTCCATCAAAAGCGTGTAGGAAGTCGAATGTCTTTTCAGCCGAATCAAAATCGAGCGCTATAATCGGTGATGTTTTCATAGACGGTGACTCCTCCCTATCAGTTCAGAAATATGATGAATGCCAAGCTCGTCCAACTTAGCTGGTAATTGTTCAATGATTTGTGGACAAATAAATGGATTAACGAAGTTCGCTGTTCCTACCGCGACAGCACTTGCACCCGCAGACATAAAGTCGATAATGTCAGCTGTTTCTGTGACACCACCCATTCCAATAATCGGAATATTAACCGCCTTACTTACTTCATAGACCATCCGAATCGCAACTGGTTTAACAGCGGGGCCAGACAAACCACCTGTCCCGTTCGCGATAACGGGACGACCTGTTTTCTGATCAAGACGCATACCGACAAGTGTATTAATCATCGTAATACCATCTGCGCCGCCCGCTTCGACAGCCTGTGCAATTGCCACAATGTCAGTGACATTTGGAGACAATTTGACATACACCGGAACTGAAGACACTTCTTTTACCGCTCTCGTCAGCTCTTTAGCGATTTCAGGATCTGTTCCAAAAGTAATGCCCCCCGCTTTGACATTCGGACAGGATATATTCAACTCAAGCGCTTTGACATTGGGTGCTTGGGATACAGCTTTCGCCACTTCCACATAGTCCGCAGTTTCAGTACCCGCAACGTTCGCGATGATCGGCACATCAAACTGTTCAAGCCAAGGCAACTCGCCTTCCAACACACCTGTTAATCCCGGATTTTGTAATCCGATTGCATTCAGCATACCTGATGCCGTTTCTGCAACACGCGGTGTCGGATTGCCGAGCCTCGTTTCAAGTGTTGTAGCTTTGATCATAATTGCGCCAAGCAGTGACAAATCATATAGTTGGCCATACTCTTTA of the Sporosarcina sp. FSL K6-1508 genome contains:
- a CDS encoding glycine betaine ABC transporter substrate-binding protein, with product MTLFKKVTGLGTVALLALGLAACNSDNTKIDDGKTAETTVTAGDSVDHTITGIDPGSGHMELTARALKEYDLTDWNLTSGSGAAMTAALKKAYDKEEPIIVTAWSPHWMFSKFDLKYLDDPKLVYGDSEEIHSIVRTGMKEDLPEAYTVFQRFNWDMDDMGEIMIAIEDGTKPEEAARTWITSNKEKVAVWTDGVPKVNGDEINLVYAPWDSELASHNMMKLVLEDLGYNVNLSMVEPGPMFSAIADGSADATFAAWLPNTHKTYVDKFDGKLDDIGINMVNVKQGLAVPTYMKDINSIEDLKK
- a CDS encoding MOSC domain-containing protein; translation: MTIHTAELKNLSIGLPKKMKYGNGKEMDTGICKDMIQETFLTKDGFQGDGVADLRHHGGLDRAVCVYPHEHYSLWEQELNNPLPPSAFGENITVTNMLEQDVHIGDIFRLGDAVIQITQGRIPCSTITKRTDMPPLLKRMVETGFTGYLCRVLEEGAVRKDSTIALVKSHPKQVSILFANQIYFHHPKNIEGIKKVLDVQELALDWRERLTKRLEQLTNPV
- a CDS encoding KDGP aldolase — its product is MSFKHQVVFNVLAKDLNNAQELVEIAKERVLVGVMVKNFPTEEAAIELVKEFKDNNILVSVGLGAGDPNMWKKVANVSVATLPDHINQVFPASGYTLGRMEQTTENVPVINSLVEPTGMPGQVYISTGPVSSVYRERVSCELAAAMIAELGISSVKLYPIEGEKRLEELAVMTRAAVKAGIKIIEPTGGITLDNVHIIVQTCLDNGAETVIPHLYTSIIDKETGETKPSAMKQLIEMTW
- a CDS encoding DgaE family pyridoxal phosphate-dependent ammonia lyase — encoded protein: MSVFKRLGLKQVINASGKMTALGASAVSEEVAQTLKEASQDYVDIDEIMELTGTVIGEVTGAEDGCPTSGAAAGIAISTAAIIAGKNLTHIERLPNSDGLKNQVIVQKGQQIHFGASIAQMISLGGGKVVEVGQANKVEAQHIEEAINEHTAALMYIKSHHAIQKGMQSIETMIEIAKKHHIPIIIDAAAEEDFKLYIAMGADIVIYSGGKALEGPTSGFICGRKELMEACRKQYKGIGRPMKIGKEGMAGLIVALKQYADKATDVEDQLSQMEKLCNDLNGISGLTCSVKQDEAGRAIYRANIEVDSKEAGMDAEALLHALESGNPAIFLRHHYVNIGILSVDPRPLLKGQEEIIAETIKLVLAQGVR
- a CDS encoding DUF4310 family protein; amino-acid sequence: MKSFWYADWSFPIFVALLSSGVFAGTHMYYVYKIGAFNDVAIVAMLEVGMQGGGYGVAAAFGASFLFARILEGSLVGILDIGGAIQTGLGIGVPALLLASGITAPLENFGLALLTGAILGLAIGYIVIVIRKLTVGQSNSTFGADVMMGAGNASGRFLGPLIIISAASASIPIGVGAVIGAALFYAGKKPIVGGAILGAMLFGAFFPIPLD
- a CDS encoding DUF4311 domain-containing protein — protein: MEIVAIIIKSIIIGGAVGFGVGAGAARMFHAPTSQGMGAFRTLGELNACAGDAASHFSFGLGFFFNAWASSVGAGAFTQDVDHRIIPNWAAAVLMRKGKRAEDTLHNPKKMAIAGAIIGVLVVTFLNSTASAIPESLQAIALKVLVPAANLLINPVMPVIFWLAALDSGKRSGIWGTIFGGAAHMVMGNAVPGVVLGILIGKGVDDGGWNKITKTLLASVILLFVFSGFFRGFDIQFLQGFNLEAPEWLINLHKLIGYEVK
- a CDS encoding DUF4312 family protein, which codes for MRKVIETKVRIEGKGDSKEKALNFALGNIQKKIMKDYKGNMIIRIEPVNVDVVEAMETSYIERFLFIFAPRERSKYRVVLEVDVKLFLLDVEEINFTKIEQGNSLKSNIFG
- a CDS encoding SFCGS family glycine-rich protein; this encodes MSKIIVVIGDRLGKGQNVGKGVEAAGGKAIVISGMAADMKLGDTMNKENADMGISFCGSGGAGAITAQSKYGYPAQYGMRSVDEGLTALREGKTVLGFGFNDSEELGRRLTEEFIKLRG